From the genome of Corallococcus macrosporus DSM 14697:
AGGCGGCAGCGCGGCGGCGCGGCCCATGTTGCCGGTGGCGCCCCGGCCGAAGAAGGGGCTCCAGCCCAGGCCGGCGACCACCGCCGGCGCGGGGGCGGGCGTGGGGGCCACGGGCAGGTCCACGTCGATGGTGAGCTCCTCGTCGTCCGGCGCGCGCAGCTCCGACACGCGCTGCTTGCGGAAGAGGATGAGCTCCTGGAAGGCCGCCGGCAGGTCCTGGCAGAACAGGATGTAGTCGGACAGGCGGCGCTGGCTGATGGGCCGCTGGCCGCAGTCACCATAGAGGATGGCCACCAGCCGGCCCTTCACCTCCACCGGGTACAGGAAGACCGTGCGCGGCGTCTGGCGCCCGAACAGCTCCAGGTAGTGCCGCGTGAGCGCGTCCGGCGGCAGCGGGCCCGCGTAGCTGCCTCGGGTGACGGCCACCGTGCGGAAGACGCTGCTGGCGTCGAGCGGGATGGACACCTGCGTGAGCTGCTCGCCCGTCATGCCCTCGCCGCGAGCTTCCAGGCCCGTGGCGCCGCCCCGCAGCACGGCGAACGCGGCGACGTAGTCGAAGGTCCGGCGGCCGAAGCGCAGCGCGACGTCGATGAGGCGGTCGCGGTCCTTGGTGGCGTCCTTCAGCGCCGCGCGCGCCTGCGCCAGCGTCCAGTCCGGCACGTCCTGGCTCGCGGGCGGAGGGGCGGGGCGGGTCTCCAGCGTGGCGGGCGCGGCCGGCTTGGGGCGAGGCGGAGGCGCGCTCTGCGGCGCGGCGCCCGGGTTGGGGAACACGAGGAACGCGGGCTCGCTGCGCGGCTGCGCGGCGGCCGGCTTCGGCGGCGCCACCGGCGTGGTGAAGTGCAGCGTGGGCGGGGCGGCCGACTGGGCTGGCGCGGGAGGCCACACCTGCGGCGTCCCCGTGGCGCCGGGCTGGGCCGGAGGCCACACCTGGGACTGACCTGGCGTCGCGGCCGGTGCGCCCTGCGCCGGCGGGAGCGGCGTGCCGGACTGCGCCGGTGCGCGCGGGGCCGGGGACGAAGCAGGCTGTTGGGCCGAAGGCGCGGTGGCGGCAGCGGTCGGCTTGGGTGCGGCGGCAGCGGCCGGCTTGGGCTCGGCGGCTCCGGGCGAGGGCGGCGCGGCCTGGGGCGCAGTCGACGCGGACGCCGCCGCCCCAGCCGGGTGCAGCACCGGAATCTGCGAGGCCGGCGGGTTGGGGCGCTGCGCGGGACGCGCGGGCGCGTCGGCCTGCGGCATGTTCAGGCGCAGCGGCGCCCGGACGAAGGCGGGAGGCCCCGGGGGCGGGAGGTTCTCGGGGGCCTGCGTGAGGGCCTCCGGCGGAGGCGGGGGCGGGCGCTGCGGCGGGGCCTCGGGACGGGGAGCCGCCGCCTGAGGCGCGGCGCTGACCTCCGCGGGGAGGGGCTCCTGCGCGACGGAGCGGGCCAGCCGCTCCACCACGTCCGCGGTGAGGGACTCCTCCTCCAGGGCGGCGGGGGGCGGCGGCGGCGGCGTGGCCGCCTGGGCTTCAGGGTCCAACGCCGCCGACAGCCTGGCGAAGCGGGGCGCCAGCGGCTGGCGGTAGATGGTGGAGACCCACTCCCGGACGCGCACCTCCGTGGCCACCCAGAGCTCCAGCGGCTTGCCCAGGAGGAAGCCGACCTCGTCGAGCTCCTTCTTGGGCACCGGATAGCCGCTGGCCACATGCAGCGTGTTGCCGTCCAGGGACAGCGGGACGACGCACAGGCGCTCGGCGATCTTCGGCGGGATGAAGGAGGCGACTTCGGGATTCGGCTCGAAGTCCATCAGGTTCACCGGCATGAAGCCGGAGACCTCTCCGAGCAGCGCGAGTACGTCCGCCTCGCTGGCGATGCCCTGCTCCAACAACACGGAGTCCACCTGCCCGCCCAGGGTCTGGTGCTGACGCAGCACCTCCCCCGCCTTCTCCTGCGTGAGAAGCATGCGTGAGACGAGAAGCTGGGCGAGGCGGGCGGGCATGTAGGACGCGGCATCTTACGGCCGCGGCCGCAAGGCACAATGAGCCGGTGGTTCAGCTCGGTTGAACGACGAAGGTGGACGTCAGCTTGTCATGAAGCGTCTGCCCGCGCCGGTCGAAAAGCGCCATCCAGAAACCACCCAGGAAGAAGACGAAGGACAGGCTGGCCAGCAGGGCGCGGATGATGGCTCGGCCCGGCGCCGGGGCAAGGCCATGTGTGTCCACCAGCCGAAGTCCCAGGGCCAGCCGCCCGAGCGTCCGGCCGTTCCAGAGGACGGCCGCCACCGCGCAGTAGACGAGCGCGAGAATCAGGACGAGGAAAAACCCGGGAAGGAGGATGGCGTGGAAGGCGTGGAGCCAGGCCACGAAGGCGTCCATCCCCTGCAGCCCCGCATCCGGCGACTTCAGCCCCGTCACGGACGAGGCCAGGGTGATGTAGAGCGCCGCCACCCCGGCGATGGCCGCCGTGTCGATGGTGAAGGAGAGCAGCCGACGCCACAGGGAGGCCGGGCGGGCGCGCACCTCCGTGTCACCCGAAGCGGACCTGGCCTGGGCCTTGTGGGGAGGCGTCTTGATGGCCTCGGCGCGTGCCACGCCCACGGAGACTCCGGGGAGGAGCGGCTCCAGGTGCGGCAGACCGGAGGGGGCGGCCGGGGACTGCGCCGGGGGGAGCCCGTCCGCGGTCTCCACGCGAGGAAGTCCGGCCGGGGCGGTCGCGGGAGGCGCCGCGTGCTCCGGGCGGGGAAGTCCTCCGGACGGGGCCGCCTGCTCCATGCGGGGCAGCCCGACGGGCGCAATCGCCGGAGCGGCCAACTGGGCGGGAGCCTCCGGGCGCGGCGCGGGCGCCACGGGCGGCGTGCCATAGGCCGGCGTCATGGGAGAGCCAGTCGCCGGGTGGGGCTGCGCGGCCCGGGGCGCAGGCTGCTGCTGGACCGCGGCGGGAGGCGCTGCGGCTCCAGGCTGCTGGGGCGCGGCGCCCGACTGGGCGGCCCGAGGCGTGGCCTGCTGAGGCGCGGCGGCGGCACCCGGCTGAGGCGCGGCGCCCGGGTGGGCGGCGGCGCCTGGCTGGGCGACGCGAGGTGTGGCCTGCTGAGGCGCGCCGCCCGGCTGGGCGGCGTGGGGAGTCGCGGCTCCAGGCTGCTGGGGCGCGGTGCCCGGCTGGGCGGCCCGAGGCGCGGCCTGCTGGGGCGCGGCGGCGCTCGGGTGGGCGGCGGATGCGCCGGGCTGTGCAAACCAAGGTGTGGCCTGCTGAGGCCCGGCGC
Proteins encoded in this window:
- a CDS encoding FrgA protein, coding for MPARLAQLLVSRMLLTQEKAGEVLRQHQTLGGQVDSVLLEQGIASEADVLALLGEVSGFMPVNLMDFEPNPEVASFIPPKIAERLCVVPLSLDGNTLHVASGYPVPKKELDEVGFLLGKPLELWVATEVRVREWVSTIYRQPLAPRFARLSAALDPEAQAATPPPPPPAALEEESLTADVVERLARSVAQEPLPAEVSAAPQAAAPRPEAPPQRPPPPPPEALTQAPENLPPPGPPAFVRAPLRLNMPQADAPARPAQRPNPPASQIPVLHPAGAAASASTAPQAAPPSPGAAEPKPAAAAAPKPTAAATAPSAQQPASSPAPRAPAQSGTPLPPAQGAPAATPGQSQVWPPAQPGATGTPQVWPPAPAQSAAPPTLHFTTPVAPPKPAAAQPRSEPAFLVFPNPGAAPQSAPPPRPKPAAPATLETRPAPPPASQDVPDWTLAQARAALKDATKDRDRLIDVALRFGRRTFDYVAAFAVLRGGATGLEARGEGMTGEQLTQVSIPLDASSVFRTVAVTRGSYAGPLPPDALTRHYLELFGRQTPRTVFLYPVEVKGRLVAILYGDCGQRPISQRRLSDYILFCQDLPAAFQELILFRKQRVSELRAPDDEELTIDVDLPVAPTPAPAPAVVAGLGWSPFFGRGATGNMGRAAALPPRAQSQEERPPPDFAPLLRRLTGPDAAQRANAMAELARSPEASARVLAQHFPGPTAWSRLPVVELPEADELGPIPGALSRLGRPAAQAVSPLLDSQDADTRYFALLTAGNLPYVELVDGVLRGLFDLEPDISSAARVAAAALKQLPRLDAALRDLRHELNSRDPLRRSLAARALGTLHDRDAIEGLIRLTGGDDEMCAQAAAEALREVTRATLGLDPRPWSAWWAENRSRRRADWLVAALRHRELDVRLAAIEELSRALHDTLGYYADAPEAEREQAVRRWEAAAVEPANARRLGML
- a CDS encoding RDD family protein; amino-acid sequence: MTPAYGTPPVAPAPRPEAPAQLAAPAIAPVGLPRMEQAAPSGGLPRPEHAAPPATAPAGLPRVETADGLPPAQSPAAPSGLPHLEPLLPGVSVGVARAEAIKTPPHKAQARSASGDTEVRARPASLWRRLLSFTIDTAAIAGVAALYITLASSVTGLKSPDAGLQGMDAFVAWLHAFHAILLPGFFLVLILALVYCAVAAVLWNGRTLGRLALGLRLVDTHGLAPAPGRAIIRALLASLSFVFFLGGFWMALFDRRGQTLHDKLTSTFVVQPS